The sequence AGTGCTCCTGGCCGCGTGCGGTGGTGATCCCGCCGATGTCCAGCTGGGAGGAGGGAGGCCAGCCGAGGTCGGTGAGGAGGCGGCCGGTGGTCCGCTTGGCCTCGGCGTCGTCACCGGAGAGGAAGACGGTGCCGGGCTCGGTCAGATCACCCGGGGCGGTCATGGTGGTGGAGTCCATCGTGCAGAGCGTCTTGACGACGGGGGTGAGGGGGAAGGCCTCCTGGATCAGCTCGCCCAGGCTGCTGTTGGGGTGGGTGAGCCGGGTGAAGTCGTCGGAGAGGCCGACCCCGACGTCGATCAGCGGGGTCCCGGCCAGCGTGGGAGCCCCGATGGAGTGCAGCAGCTCCACGGAGACACCTCCCGGCGTGGCATTGACCAGCACCTCCGCGTGCGCGGCCGTCTCGTCGAGGGTGGCGACGGGGAGACCGAGGCCGGTGCGCTCCTCCGGGTGGCGCGAGCCGAGGAGGATGTCGTGCCCTGCGGCGCGCCAGCCGTGGGCCAGGGCGCGGGCGACATTTCCGGTGCCGAGCAGTCCTATACGCATGGGGCGACGCTAACCAGCGGGGGCGGCGCGGCGGATCGGGCGGGAGACGGGGGCGGGGCGGGACCTGAGGCTTAGTTCTCGAGGGGCTGCCACCCGAAGGCCTCGGGGTGCCGCGACCCGAAGTTCTCAGGGGGCCGGGCCTCGGGGGTCTCCCCGTTCGGGCCCGGCCCGCCCCCGGGCCGCCCCCCTGTCGTCAGACCCCCGCCGGGGCCTTCTCCGGAGAGCCGGGGTCCGTGGAGCCGGGGTCCCCGGGGCCCGGCGCGCCCGGTGCCGTGGGGTGGTGCGGGCCGCCCGTTGCCGCGACTGTGGACGGGGTCGGGTCCTGGGAGACGTTGAACTCCGTCAGCAGGTCCTTGCTGAAGCCGAAGAAGTACGTGGCCAGGAAGCCCGCGACGTAGCCGGCCAGCAGGCCGGCCCCGTAGATCGCGATCGTCGTGCCCAGGCCGTGGTTGCCGTCCAGGAGCGGGAACAGGGCCCAGCCGGACGGGCCGATGGCGGTGGAGCCGACCGTGTCGCCGAGCTGGTTGAACAGGCCGACCACGCCGCCGCCGAACGCGCCGCCCACGCACGCCGTGATGAACGGGCGGCCCAGCGGCAGCGAGACGCCGTAGATCAGGGGTTCGCCGACGCCCAGCAGGCCCGCCGGGAGCGCGGACTTGATGGTGCGGCGGATCGACTCGTTGCGGGGGAGGCGGAAGTAGACGGCCATCGCCGCGCCGACCTGGCCGGCGCCCGCCATCGCGAGGATCGGGAGCAGGACCGTGAAGCCCTGCTGTTCGATGAGCGTCGTGTGGATCGGGATCAGCGCCTGGTGCAGGCCCAGCATCACCAGGGGCAGGAACAGGCCGCCGAGGACGAAGCCCGCGCCCGCGCCGCCGTTGGAGAGCAGCCAGTCCGCGAACGTGCCGATCGCGGAGGACACCTCGCCCGCCACGTACATCAGGCCGAAGATCGTCACCAGGCCGGAGATCAGCACCGTCAGCGTCGGCGTGACCAGGACGTCCAGCGCCTCCGGCACCCAGCGGCGGCACCACTTCTCCACGTACACCGCGAGGACCGCCGCGCCCAGTGCGCCCAGTACCCCTCCCTGGCCGGGTGCGAGCGTCTGGCCGAACGCGTCGATGTTCGCGACGCCCGGGAAGACGATGATCGCCGCCACCGCACCGCCCAGGATCGGCGTACCGCCGAACTCCTTCGCCGTGTTGTAGCCCACGAACACCGCGATCAGCGCCATGAAGCCGGACGCCATCGCCGCCAGCGCGGGCGTCACGGCGGGCAGCCACCCCAGGTTGACCAGCAGTCCGTTGAGGCCCGCGATGATGCCGCAGCCGATGAGGGCCGGGATCAGCGGCACGAAGATGTTGGCGATGCGGCGCAGGAACAGCTTGAAGGGGGTGGCGTTCTTCGTCTTCTGCTGTGCCTTGATCGCCGCGCCCTGTGCCGCCAGTTCGTCGGCGGAGACGGCCGGGGCAGGCTCACCCGGAGCCGGGGTGCTCTCGCTGCCCTCCGCCACCAGCCGCTCGAACTCCGGCGTGACCCGGGCGACCGTGCCCGGGCCCAGCACGATCTGGTACGTCTCGTCCTCGACCACGCCCATCACGGCGGGCAGGGCCTTGAGCGCCTCGTCGTCGACGAGGGAGCGGTCGTGCAGACCGAGGCGGAGCCGGGTCATGCAGTGGGCGATGGAGCTGACGTTCGCCGCGCCGCCGACGAGCGGGAGGATCGCGGCGGCGGTGGCGCGGTTCTTGTCTTCTGTGGCCATGGTGCTCGTGCCTTGCTGTGCGGGGGTGTGGTGCCCGGGGGTGCTCAGGGTCGCCCGGAGGCGCCCAAGGGCGGGCCCAGGGTGGGTCAGGTGGTGCGTACGGCCGCGAGGGCGGCGCGGAGGTGGCCGTCGGACTCGGTCAGGAGCCGGGCGGCGGTGGGGCCGTCGACCCCGCCGAGGATGGTGAGGATCGCGTTCTTGACCTCGCCGTCGGTGGCGGCGAGCGCGGCCTCGATCTCGGCGTCGGACGCGCCGGTGGCGAGGGAGACGATGTGCCGGGAGCGGGCCCGCAGCTTCTCGTTGGAGGCGCGGACGTCGACCATGAGGTTCCCGTACGTCTTGCCGAGCCGGATCATCGTGATCGTCGAGATCATGTTGAGCACGAGCTTCTGGGCCGTGCCCGCCTTCAGCCGGGTCGACCCGGTGAGCAGCTCGGGGCCGGTGACGATCTCCAGGCCGTGCTCGGCCGCGGCGGCGAGCGCCGAGTCCGCGTTGCAGGAGAGCCCGACGGTCAGGGCGCCCTGCGCGCGGGCGTGCTCCACCGCGCCGATCGCGTACGGCGTGCGGCCGGAGGCGGAGATCCCGACCACCGTGTCGTCCGCCGTCAGCTTCAGCGCGTCCAGGTCGGCGGCGGCCAGCTCCTTGCTGTCCTCGGCTCCCTCGACGGCCTTCACCATCGCGGACGGGCCGCCCGCGATCAGGCCGACGACCTCGGCCGGGTCGGTGTTGAAGGTGGGCGGGCACTCGCTGGCGTCCAGCACCCCGAGGCGGCCCGCGGTGCCCGCGCCCGCGTAGATCAGCCGGCCGCCACGGGCCATGCGCTCGGCGGCGGCGTCGATCGCGGCGGAGATCTGCGGCAGCCGCTCGGCGACGGCGGTGGGGACGGTGGCGTCCTCGCCGTTCATGATCCGCGCGATCTCCGCCGTGGGCAGCCGGTCGATCTCGGCGAACTCGGGGCGGAAGGCCTCGGTGGTGAGCGTGGCCAGCTGGGCGCGGAGCTCGCCGTAGCTGTCGGTGGTGCCGGAGGCGTCGGTGGTGGAGGTCATGGAGGGCGGCTCTGCTTTCTCGTTCTCGTACGCGTACGGGCGGTGCGGGGGGTGAGGGGTGAGGTCAGCGGGTGCGCGGGGTGTGGCGGTGGGCCAGCGCCTCGTAGGAGGCGGCGAGGGCGGGCGCGGCGGTCTCGTACGTCCGCTGGGCCACGCCTATGAACAGGCAGTCCACGACCAGGAGCTGGCTCGTCCGGCTCGACATGGCGGCGGGCCGCAGCTCGCTCTCGCGCGCGGTGGACGTGGTCAGCACATGGTCCGCGTACTGCGATACGGGCCCGTCGGGCCGCCCGGTGATCGCGACGGTCGTCGCCCCCCGGTCGAACGCCACTCGCAGCGGTTCGATGACGTCACCGGTCGACCCCGAGTGCGTGATCGCTATCGCCACGTCGCCGGCGCGCAGCTGCACCGCGTTGGTCACCGCGAGGTGCGGGTCGGTGTGCGCGTGGGCTATCAGCCCGATCCGGAGCAGCTTCTGCGCCAGGTCCTGGCCGACGAGGGAGGAGGCGCCCACGCCGTAGATGTCGATGCGGCGGGCGGTCGACGCGGCGGCCACGGCGGCACCCAGCTGTACGGTGTCCAGCCCGGCGGCGGTGTCCGCGAGGGTCTGCTGCTCGTCGAAGGCGAGCTTGGCGACCACCTCGGCGATCGGGTCGTCCACCGCGATGTCCGCCGTGACGGCGGGCGACCGCCCGGACTCCTGGTGCGCCGCGAGCCCGGCCAGCGCGAGCCGCAGGTCGCGGTAGCCGGGGTAGCCGAGGAGGCGGGCGGTGCGGACGACGGTCGCCTCACTGGTGCCGGTGAGCTCGGCGAGACCGGTGACGGTGAGGGCGGCACATCCGGCCGGATCGCCCGCGACGGCTTCGGCGACCAGCTGCATGGAGCGGGTCATGGAGGGCGCGAGCGTCCGCACCTTCGCGGCGAGGGCCGCGGGGGCGGGCGGGGAGTCGCCGCTGAAAATTTCCTTCACGTCTTGGGTCACATCTGAAAGATATTTTCAGGCCCGGGGTCCGTCAACCCCCTGTGGTCTCCGCCTTCGGCGGCGGGCGGTCCTCAGCGGCCCCTCGGCCAGCGGGCGTCGTCCAGCGTGTACTCGTGCACGGAGAAGCCGTCGGGAGCCTGGGCGAACCCGGGCAGCGTGCGCGCTCCGGCGATGCGCTCCTCGGCCCGCAGCCGGGTGGAGTAGAGCCCGAGAAGCTTGAAGCTGTCCTCGCCGTCGTCCCGGAAGAGCGGCTCACCGTCCTCCATGAAATCGGGGGCCGTACTGCCGGGGGTGAGGGAGAGGTGGTGCCGGTGCACCAGAAGGTAGACGGTCCGACTCATTTCACGTCCTCGTGTCTGTCCGCCGGATGTCTGTCCGCCGGCGGGAATGTCTGTCCGCCGGTCGGGCAGGGGGATGGGTCAGTCTGCTGGTGGCCCTCCGGGTACTCCGTGAAATACCCGTCGGTCCACATGTCCTCGTCCAGCACCAGGGGGGAGATGTCGAAGCAGTCGGGCTCGTCACGGAAGCCCGGCAGCTCTCTCGACAGCCCTCGCCGCGCCTCTGCCGCCGCCTCGTCCGTGAAGATCCCGAGGATTCTCCATTCCTCCTCGTCCACGTGCATCTCGCCGTCCGGGTCCCGGTGGGTCGTCCGCCCGTCCTCGTCCACGACGAGATGCCGCGCGTGCCACAGCACGAACACTTCGTCCACTTCGTCGCCCGTTCCACGGTCAGCCGCCATGGTGTGCGCCTCCTTCATGGTGGGTGCCTCCTTCGTCCGCGCTCCCGAACACTGCCGTAGGTGTGGGGCGCACAATAGGGGCATGGAGCTGAACCCCCTGGAGCAGGCACTGCACACCGCCCGCGCGCTGGTCATGGCCGATCTCGTCGCGGGAGACGTCGCCGAGGCCGATGTCGTCTCGCTCGTCGAGGACGCCGTGACGCACCGCCGGTGGTGGGTGGAGCAGTGGCCCGAGGGTGCGGAGTTCGTCGCCGGGCTGATCGCCCAGGACGTGCAGGACGCCCTGCTGGAGAAGTACGGGCGGTGGCCGCTCTGCCCCGCCTGCGCCGAGGACGAGCCGCACGCGCTGGACGTGGAGCCGGAGCTGGGGCCCGACCCGCACTGGGTGTGCGTCAAGGCGGCCGTGGCCGTGGCACCCGTGGGGGCGCTGGGCGAGGTACTGCGGCGGTGACCCTCTACATCGACCCGCCCACCTGGCCCGGACACGGCCGCCTCTGGTCGCACCTGGTCAGCGACGTGTCGTTCGAGGAGCTGCACACCTTCGCCGCCGCGATCGGCTGCCCGCCGCGCGCGTTCGAGCGCGACCACTACGACGTACCGGAGGCGTATTACGCGGACGCCGTACGGGCGGGGGCGCGGGAGATCGGCTCGAAGGAGCTGGTGCGCCGCCTCACGGCCGCCGGACTCCGGCGGCCCAAGGGGCGGGCGTCGGCTTAGGGGCGCGCGACGGCTCAGGGGGCGCCGACGGCGCTCAGGGCTGGGCGGGGGCGCTCAGGGCTGGGTGGAGGCGGGGCCCTGTGCCCCCGCCGCGCACTCGGCCGTCCCGGCGGCCGGTGCCGTACGCCCCGAGGAGTCCGGGCGGACTGCCTGTCCCGCCCCGGCCGTGCTCTTCGCGATCAGCCGTGAACGCGAGACGCCGTCCCCGCCGCGCTGGAGCCGCAGCGACACCGCCACCGCCGCCAGGGCCAGGACCGTCATCCCCGCGCCCGCCCACGCCGTCGCCGCGAAGCCGAAGTCCGCGTCGATCACCGTGCCGCCCAGCCACGGGCCGCTCGTGTTGCCCAGGTTGAACGCGGCCGTCGTCGTGGCGCCGGCCAGCGTCGGGGCCGCCCCGGCCACGTTGAACATCCGGGCGTTGAGCGCGGGGGCCGTGAAGAACGCCGACAGGCCCAGCAGGAACGCCAGCGCGACGACCGCGATCTGGCTGGAGGCGAACAGGGCCAGCGCCGCCAGGAACACCGTGGACGCCGTGATTCCGGTGAGCAGCACCCCGAAGAGGTGCGCGTCCGCGACCCGGCCGCCGATCGTCGTACCGATCAGCGCTCCGATCCCGAACAGGCCGAGGATCCACGGCACCCACCCCGAGTCCAGGCCCGCCACATCCGTCAGCAGCGGCGCCAGGTAGCTGAACGCGCAGAACACCCCGCCCGCCGCGAGTGCGGTGATCACGATGGCCAGCCAGACCTGCCGGTCCCGGTAGATCGCCAGTTCCTGCCGCAGTTGCGGCTTCTTCTCCGGCAGCGGGATGTACGGGATGCGGGTGACGACCCCGACCAGGGCGACGGCCGAGGCCACACCCACCGCCCAGAACGCCGACCGCCAGCCGAGGTGCTCGCCGAGGAAGGCCCCCATCGGCACGCCCAGCACGTTGGCGATCGACAGGCCGCCGATCATCACGGCCATCGCCCGGGCCCGCTGGTTCACCGGGACCATCGCGATGGCCACCGCCGCCCCGACCGCCCAGAACCCCGCACAGGCGAGCGCGCTCACCACCCGGGAGGCGAAGAGCACCTCGTACGTCGGCGCCAGCGCGCCCGCCACCTGCCCGAGGCCGAAGACCGAGATCAGCGCGATCAGGGTCGTCCGGCGGGGCAGCCGCAGCGTGGCCACGGCGAGCAGCGGGGCGCCGACCACCATGCCGATCGCGAAGGCGGATATGAGAAGCCCGGCCTGCGGGATCGAGACGTTCATGTCGTCGGCGATCGGCGGCAGCAGACCCGACAGCATGAACTCACTGGTGCCGAGGGCGAAGACCGAGAGGCCGAGGATGTACACGGCCAGCGGCATGGGCGTGCGGCGGCGGGAGGTGGAGTCGGGCATGACTCGTCCCAACGCCGGGGAACGTGTCCGCATTCCCGGTTCTCGGCAGGTGGACAGCCCTTACGCGGGCAGGGCGTGCAGCTTCTTGCCGTGCAGGGCGAACACGTGCTTGCCGTCGGTGGCCACCAGCCAGGCGTGGTAGTCGCCGGACTTGTCGTTGAACGTCCAGCGCAGGGCGCCGTCCTTCGCGTCGAAGGCGTGGATGCCGCCCTGCTCGTCGAGGTCGGTGGCCCCGTACAGGGTGGAGCCGACCCTCACGAACTGCCGGGGCACCTGCGCGCCCGAGTCCTTGAGCGCCGTGGACTGCCAGACCTTCTTTCCCGTACGCGGGTCGAGGGCCCACAGCGTCCGGCCGCTGTCCGCGATGTACAGCACGTCGTCCAGGACGGTCGGCTCCCGGAAGGTGGTGAACTGCTCGCCCTCCACGGACCACTTCTCGGACCCGTCGGACAGCGCGAAGGCCTGGAGCTTCTGCCCCTGCGGGACGATCACCAGGTCCTGGTGGACGGCGAAGGGGCCGTAACTCGTCTTCGTCGTCTTCTGCGTCCACACCTGCCGGCCGGTGGCGGTGTCGCGCACGGTGAGGTTCTTCTTGAAGTCGGTGTAGACGAGGTAGCGGCCCTGCACGGCGGCGTGGACCCCGTTCTGCTCGGTGCCGAGGTCGCGCTGCTCCTTCCAGACGAGCTTGCCCGTGCTGCTGTTCAGGGCGGCGATCACGTTGGTACGGGAGGAGTTGTCGGCCTCCAGGATCTCGGCGATGACGTACAC is a genomic window of Streptomyces sp. SID8374 containing:
- a CDS encoding NAD(P)-binding domain-containing protein yields the protein MRIGLLGTGNVARALAHGWRAAGHDILLGSRHPEERTGLGLPVATLDETAAHAEVLVNATPGGVSVELLHSIGAPTLAGTPLIDVGVGLSDDFTRLTHPNSSLGELIQEAFPLTPVVKTLCTMDSTTMTAPGDLTEPGTVFLSGDDAEAKRTTGRLLTDLGWPPSSQLDIGGITTARGQEHFAFLFMGIAGGVGSHTFNIKVVTRPTAP
- a CDS encoding PTS transporter subunit EIIC, whose protein sequence is MATEDKNRATAAAILPLVGGAANVSSIAHCMTRLRLGLHDRSLVDDEALKALPAVMGVVEDETYQIVLGPGTVARVTPEFERLVAEGSESTPAPGEPAPAVSADELAAQGAAIKAQQKTKNATPFKLFLRRIANIFVPLIPALIGCGIIAGLNGLLVNLGWLPAVTPALAAMASGFMALIAVFVGYNTAKEFGGTPILGGAVAAIIVFPGVANIDAFGQTLAPGQGGVLGALGAAVLAVYVEKWCRRWVPEALDVLVTPTLTVLISGLVTIFGLMYVAGEVSSAIGTFADWLLSNGGAGAGFVLGGLFLPLVMLGLHQALIPIHTTLIEQQGFTVLLPILAMAGAGQVGAAMAVYFRLPRNESIRRTIKSALPAGLLGVGEPLIYGVSLPLGRPFITACVGGAFGGGVVGLFNQLGDTVGSTAIGPSGWALFPLLDGNHGLGTTIAIYGAGLLAGYVAGFLATYFFGFSKDLLTEFNVSQDPTPSTVAATGGPHHPTAPGAPGPGDPGSTDPGSPEKAPAGV
- the murQ gene encoding N-acetylmuramic acid 6-phosphate etherase, with amino-acid sequence MTSTTDASGTTDSYGELRAQLATLTTEAFRPEFAEIDRLPTAEIARIMNGEDATVPTAVAERLPQISAAIDAAAERMARGGRLIYAGAGTAGRLGVLDASECPPTFNTDPAEVVGLIAGGPSAMVKAVEGAEDSKELAAADLDALKLTADDTVVGISASGRTPYAIGAVEHARAQGALTVGLSCNADSALAAAAEHGLEIVTGPELLTGSTRLKAGTAQKLVLNMISTITMIRLGKTYGNLMVDVRASNEKLRARSRHIVSLATGASDAEIEAALAATDGEVKNAILTILGGVDGPTAARLLTESDGHLRAALAAVRTT
- a CDS encoding MurR/RpiR family transcriptional regulator, with the protein product MTQDVKEIFSGDSPPAPAALAAKVRTLAPSMTRSMQLVAEAVAGDPAGCAALTVTGLAELTGTSEATVVRTARLLGYPGYRDLRLALAGLAAHQESGRSPAVTADIAVDDPIAEVVAKLAFDEQQTLADTAAGLDTVQLGAAVAAASTARRIDIYGVGASSLVGQDLAQKLLRIGLIAHAHTDPHLAVTNAVQLRAGDVAIAITHSGSTGDVIEPLRVAFDRGATTVAITGRPDGPVSQYADHVLTTSTARESELRPAAMSSRTSQLLVVDCLFIGVAQRTYETAAPALAASYEALAHRHTPRTR
- a CDS encoding DUF4031 domain-containing protein, with translation MTLYIDPPTWPGHGRLWSHLVSDVSFEELHTFAAAIGCPPRAFERDHYDVPEAYYADAVRAGAREIGSKELVRRLTAAGLRRPKGRASA
- a CDS encoding Cmx/CmrA family chloramphenicol efflux MFS transporter; this encodes MPLAVYILGLSVFALGTSEFMLSGLLPPIADDMNVSIPQAGLLISAFAIGMVVGAPLLAVATLRLPRRTTLIALISVFGLGQVAGALAPTYEVLFASRVVSALACAGFWAVGAAVAIAMVPVNQRARAMAVMIGGLSIANVLGVPMGAFLGEHLGWRSAFWAVGVASAVALVGVVTRIPYIPLPEKKPQLRQELAIYRDRQVWLAIVITALAAGGVFCAFSYLAPLLTDVAGLDSGWVPWILGLFGIGALIGTTIGGRVADAHLFGVLLTGITASTVFLAALALFASSQIAVVALAFLLGLSAFFTAPALNARMFNVAGAAPTLAGATTTAAFNLGNTSGPWLGGTVIDADFGFAATAWAGAGMTVLALAAVAVSLRLQRGGDGVSRSRLIAKSTAGAGQAVRPDSSGRTAPAAGTAECAAGAQGPASTQP
- a CDS encoding PQQ-binding-like beta-propeller repeat protein, which encodes MSKGLAGYGTTAGRSSRRRILRLAGAGITMAALGAGLTGCEDELATGGRGSTPPPRTASPEAEGDKAPEDGKTPAPLWTKSTSAQTYGDNDELVAVAGVVIASGDPLAALDGATGDERWSLPGGAVPGAPLLLGNGDDTLYLASGKYDGSVIGYAPASGKETWRSHLGKEYRQPRPVAVDGTQVYVIAEILEADNSSRTNVIAALNSSTGKLVWKEQRDLGTEQNGVHAAVQGRYLVYTDFKKNLTVRDTATGRQVWTQKTTKTSYGPFAVHQDLVIVPQGQKLQAFALSDGSEKWSVEGEQFTTFREPTVLDDVLYIADSGRTLWALDPRTGKKVWQSTALKDSGAQVPRQFVRVGSTLYGATDLDEQGGIHAFDAKDGALRWTFNDKSGDYHAWLVATDGKHVFALHGKKLHALPA